CCCTGACGGACCTGCGCTACGTGTGGGGCGGCTTCGTGTACCTGCAGGACCTGCTGGAGCGCGCGGCCGTGCGCGTGCTCAGCGGCGCTGCGCCCCGCGCCGGCCTCTACGTGCAGCAGATGCCCTACCCGTGCTACGTGGACGACGCGTGAGCGCCCCAGCCGCCCGAACCCGGGTCCCGGGGGGGACCCCGACTCCGTTTGCAACGCTCACGCAGTCAAGGCTGCAAACCCCGAGGCCCGTGGCGGGAGGAGCAGGGATCCCCGAGGGCCGGGGGTCTCCGGATGCCGGAGAACGTGGCCTGTGCTGACCGCTGGGACCCTGAGGCTAGATCAGGGGCCCGAGGATAAGGGAGGGCGAATGTCCAGAGCTGGCTGCGTCTTGGGATCCTGAGACGCCAACGCGGTGCCAGACGGGGGCTGCACAGGGTCTCTGCCCCCACCTctgccgccccccacccccaggttcCTGCGCGTGCTGAGCCGGTCTCTGCCGCTCTTCCTCACGCTGGCCTGGATCTACTCGGTGGCGCTGACGGTGAAGGCCGTGGTGCGCGAGAAGGAGACGCGGCTGCGCTACACGATGCGCGCCATGGGGCTTGGCGGCGCCGTGCTGTGGCTCAGCTGGTTCCTCAGCTGCCTCGGGCCCTTCCTCTTCAGCACCGCGCTGCTCGTGCTGGTGCTCAAGGTGGGCGCACCTCGGTCTTTCTGGCTGCAGAATGGGCGCGCGCGCGGGAGGGTGGCAGCCAGGAGGCACCTTGTGTTGTGCGCGCCCCTGGGCAAATCTGGGCGCCTTTGCCTCCCGCAGCTCGGGGATATCCTCCCCTACAGCAACCCGGCCGTGGTCTTCCTGTTCTTGGCGGCCTTCGCCGTGGCCACGGTGGTCCAGAGCTTCTTGCTGAGCGCCTTCTTCTCCCGCGCCAACCTGGCGGCCGCCTGTGGGGGCCTCGCCTACTTCGTGCTTTATCTGCCCTATGTGCTGTGCGTGGCCTGGCGGGACCAGCTGCCCGTGGGTGGCCGGGTGGCCGCGGTGagagccgggccgggccgggcggggTGTGGGACACCGTCAGGCGCTCGCTCGCTGACCCGCTCACCCCCATCGGCAGAGCCTTCTGTCGCCCGTGGCCTTCGGCTTCGGCTGCGAGGGCCTGGCGCTGCTGGAGGAGCGGGGCGAGGGGGCGCAGTGGCACAACATGGGCACCGGGCCTACGGCCGACGTCTTCAGCCTGGCCCAAGTGTCAGGGCTTCTGCTGCTCGATGCCGTGCTCTACGGCCTCGCCACTTGGTACCTGGAGGCCGTGTGCCCAGGTGGGGACTCCCGGCTGGGGCGTATCTGCACGAGGGAGGCGGGGCTGAGGGGCTGTTCGGTACCTGGAGGCCGGTCGGAAGTGAGAGGGTGGGGCTTCCTGGCGCATGCGCATAGGAGGCCGCGTTTGAGGGGCGGCCTGGGCTGGTGGGCGAAGTTTCTTGGTCGCCTCCTATCTGGATGCCGTGATCCCAGGTGTGTGGCCAGAGCTGGCACACTCCAGGGGGATGGGCTCCAGGGGCAACTGAGCACCGCTCCCCCCAGGCCAGTACGGGATCCCCGAACCGTGGAACTTTCCCTTTCGAAGGAGCTACTGGTTCGGACCTCGGCCCCCCAAGTGtctcgccccgccccccgccctgcAAGACCCGGAGGGTGAGGCCCCGCAAGCCTTAGCAGCCGCTTCCCCGTCTGGATGCCCCAGGTCCCCCAAAAACCAGATTCCCACAGATCCCAATCTCCCTCATCTCCCCAGGCGCCCGGGGGCTCCCCTAACTCCTACAGACCCCAGCCCGATAGGTCCCCCACTCTGCAGACCAGCTTTAACGGGCTCCCCCGACGGAGTCTGCCCTCCTTCCACAGTGCTGGTGGAAGAGGCGCCGCCCGGCCTGATGCCGGGGGTCTCCATTCGGGGCTTGGAAAAGCGCTTTCCTGGCAACCCGCAGCCCGCGCTGCGCGGGCTCAGCCTCGACTTCTACCAGGGCCACATCACCGCCTTCCTGGGCCCCAACGGGGCCGGCAAGACCACCACGCTGTGAGTGGCCGCCACCGCCCTCCCCGCCCCTGGGCCCCAGCTTGCACATCTGTTCAATGGGAAAGGCGTCTGGGGTCGGGTGGTTCCCGTGTCAACAGTGGGAGGGGACCCTCTGTTTGGGTACACAGTAGGCAGGCGATACAtgttttctctgagcctcagtttccctccccaGTAAAACGGGGAGGTCACACTCCTTTGGTCCGTGCATACAGTAGGTGCCCTTTAAGCACTGGTGCCCCTTCTctgggggcctcagtttccccctccgAAGGAGCAGCTGCTCTGAGACCCCTGCACCTGCAGGTCCATCCTGAGTGGCCTCTTTCCACCCACTCGTGGCTCCGCCTGTGTCCTGGGCCATGACGTCCGGTCCGGCATGGCAGCCATCCGGCCCCACCTGGGCGTCTGCCCGCAGTACAACGTGCTGTTCGACATGTGCGTCTCAGGGGGCCCGGGGGCAGCGGTGGGAGGCCGGGGGGTGCTCGGGGACCCGCCTGCCACGGTGGCCGCTCTGTTCCTCGCCCGTGGCCGCAGGCTGACCGTGGACGAGCACGTCTGGTTCTATGGGCGGTTGAAGGGTCTGAGTGCAGCTGCCGTGGGCCCCGAGCAGGACCGTCTGGTGCAGGACACGGGTCTCGTCCCCAAGCGGCGAGCGCAGACGCGCCACCTCTCCGGTGAGCCCGGCCTGGAGTGGGGCTGGGACTTCATGCCAAGGGAGGTGGGAAGCTAGAGGAAAAGGGCGCGTCTGGGGGACCCAGGAGGAGCCAGGCACTGCGGTCCAggtgggtgggggaaggggcGTGGAGGGGGGGCAGCCCTGCCCAAGACTGGGGGGGTCATGCTGAGATCTGGacacctgtcccctcccaggtgggATGCAACGGAAGCTTTCAGTGGCCATCGCCTTTGTGGGTGGCTCCACAGTGGTCATCTTGGACGAGCCCACAGCTGGTGTGGACCCTGCTTCTCGCCGTGGTATTTGGGAGCTGCTGCTCAAATACCGCgaaggtgagagttaggggtgaCCCAGGGTTCCCCTGGATTCTGCTTGAGGGGCTAGAAAAGGTTTCTGAGAAGGAGATAAGTTTCCTGTTGAGGAGGTGCTGGGATGGGGTTTtgagggatgaataggagtttaccACACAGGGCAGGCAATTCTTGGCAAAGGCCACAACTTGGGCAGAGACCTGTGGCTTGAGGGTACACGTGGGTTGGGTCCCTGTCACCAGGTCGCACACTGGTCCTCTCCACCCATCACCTGGACGAGGCGGAGCTCCTGGGAGACCGTGTGGCGGTGGTGGCGGGCGGCCGCCTGTGCTGCTGTGGCTCCCTGCTCTTCCTGCGTCGCCACCTGGGCTCCAGCTACTACCTGACACTGGTGAAAGGTCCCCcacccctggccaccagcaggaAGGTGAGGGCTGGActgacccctgacccctgacccaAGCCTCTGTCCAGCCCCAACGGCCATAGCAGCTGGTGCCCCTCTGCCTGCAGGGTGACGCTGACATGGAGGACAGCGTGGATGCCAGGCAGGAAAAGGAGCCGGGCAGCCCGGCCGGTGAGGGCTGGCGAGGGAGAGCCACAGGGAGTGGCCAGGGGTGGCAGTGGCTTGGTTCATGGCAGTGGGGCTTCATCACCCCAGACTAGACCCCTGACCCCGGGCTGAGCCTGACTCCGGCCCTGCCTTTGACCTAACCTGGGCTGAGCCCACACACAGACGCCCCTGACCTCTGACCTCAGGTGGACTCTGGCGCTGACCCCAGGTCAAGTCCTGCTGTCAAGTGCTTACCCCTGACCTCTCTGCCCACAGGGACGGGTGCCTCCTGGGTGGCCAAGCCCCTCccccagggaggctgggctgggagagGCGGGCTGGGAGCTGGGGCCGTGCAGCCTGCCACTGTCCCCCCGGGTGCGCCCCGGCTGCTGGCCCTGGTGCAGCGCTGGGCGCCTGGGGCGCGGCTGGTCGAGGAGCTGCCGCATGAGCTGGTGCTCGCGCTGCCCTCCGAGGGCGCCCTGGACGGCAGCTTCGCCGAGCTCTTCCGCGAGCTGGACCGGCGGCTGGGGGAGCTGGGGCTGGCCGGCTACGGCATCTCCGACACCAGCCTCGAGGAGGTGCGGCGGCCAGAGGCAGGGGgcgggctgcctggaggaggaggcggggtctgcttgctgacagcagggcaccccagggagagggcagggcactGCGGGGCTCCAAATACCCTGGGGAGGTCTGGAGGATCCACGGTGTCCTACAGCTGGTCGAGGGGCTCCCTCCTGTGGGGCCGCGCACTCTGAGCCCCCGCTTTGTCTCCCCAGATCTTCCTGAAGGTGGTGGAGGACAATGCTGGGGACACAGACCCACAGGGTGCGGCTGCAGGTCCCTGTCCTTACCCCCAACCCTGGGCCAGAGTTGGACCTGGCTTCAGACCAAGTCCTGACCCCTGGCTGAGCCTGGCCCGAAGCACAACCCTGAGCTCCAACCCTTGTTCCTGGCTCCTCTATCTGTGACTCTTGACCTTGACCCAGACCCCAGGCTGACCCCTGACCCTGGCCCCCGGTGGCTCCACAGATGGTGGCCGCAGGCCGCCCCCGTGCACCGGCACTGCTTACCTGGACACGACCACGCGGCTCAAGATCCAGCCGGAGGAGTCAGCCCTGGAGAATGGGGCGCCAGGTGAGTGGTCCCTGCCCCGACCCTGTGGCCCCTCGCGGTCCCCCAAGTCCTGATCAccgaccctcccctcccccacagccgGGTCAGCCCCGGAGACGCAGGCCCTGCGGGGCTCCAGGCCGGACGCCGCAGGCCGTGTGCAGGGCTGGGCGCTGACCTGCCAACAGCTCCGGGCCCTGCTTCTCAAGCGCTTTCTGCTGGCCCGCCGCAGCCGCTGTGGCCTGTTCGCCCAGGTGAGGAGGGCGCGTGGGGGACGCCACACCTGTCTCCACTCGGTGGCCTCAACCAACCGCCCGGCCCCGGGCGTGCCCCCCGCTCTGAGCACCTGCATTGGGAGCACTGGGGAGCCACGGATGGTCGTAGtgcaggggcagggagggcagcTCACGGCCGGTCCCCCAGATGGTGCTGCCGGCCCTCTTTGTGGGTCTGGCGCTGGCATTCAGCCTCATCGTGCCGCCGTTCGGACACTACCCGGCTCTGCGGCTCAGCCCCAGCATGTACGGCGCCCAGGTGTCCTTCTTCAGGTGGGCgcagaggaggggctggtggtgggggcCAGGGGCCTGGGGATGCGGCGCTGACCCCGCTCCCCACACACAGCGAGGACGCCCCAGGGGACCCCGAGCGTGCGCGCCTGCTCGAGGCGCTGCTGGAGGAGGCGGGACTGCAGGACCCGTCCCCGAAGAACAGCTCTAGCGGGTGAGGCCCCCCGCCTggacccagcctcagtttccctctctgcgCCCTGGCCGTGGGCCTCGGGGGGCGCCCAGAGCATCCCCGTGCCTGCCGGGGAGCCCCCGGAGCAGGTGCCCACAGCCCACCCTGTCCCCCAGGACGCCCGCGTGCGTGCCGCCCGCCGCCTGCCACTTCTCGGTGCCCGAGGTTCCCGCCGACGTGGCCGCGGTCTTGGCCGGCGGCAACTGGACCCCAGCGGACCCCTCCCCGGCCTGCGAGTGCAGCAGGCCCGGCGCCCGCCGCCTGCTGCCCGCCTGCCCCCCGGCGGCCGGCGGCCCCCCGGCGCCCCAGGCCCTGAGCGGCTCGGGCGAGATGGTGCAGAACCTCACGGGCCGGAACCTGTCCGACTTCCTGGTCAAGACCTACCCGCGCCTCGTGCGCCAGGGGTGAGTGCCGCCCGCCTCGGTTTCCCCGGTTGTCACACGGGTCCGCGGGCCCAGGAGGTCTGGCCCCAGGGGAGGTCGGGTGGACCCTGGCCGGGGCGCCCCTGCGTGTCCCACCGTCTCCCGGGCGTCTGTCTCACACCACTGTCCCCACCCCGTGTCTGTTTATCTGTCCGTTTCTCCCGCAGCCTGAAGACCAAGAAGTGGGTGAACGAGGTCAGGTGAGGAGGGCCCCCCGGGTCCCCTTGCCAAACCCCTGCCTGCCCACTGGGGGCTCTCCCGCCCCGTCCTCCCCGGCCCTCAGCTGCCCCCCTGCCCTGCAGGTACGGGGGCTTCTCCCTGGGGGGCCGCGACCTGGGCCTGCCCTCGGGCCGTGAGGTGGGCCGCTCACTGGAGGAGCTGCGGGCGCTGCTGAGCCCCCAGCCCGGCGGGGCCCTCGACCACGTCCTGAACAACCTCACTGCCTGGGCTCACGGCCTGGATGCCCAGGACAGCCTCAAGGTGGGAACCAGGGGTCTCGGGCGGGCAGCCGGTGGGGGCAGGTCTGACCGCATGGCCCTGACCCCTCAGCCCTGATCCCCCACCCCAGATCTGGTTCAACAACAAGGGCTGGCACGCCATGGTGGCCTTTGTCAACCGAGCCAACAACGCACTTCTACGTGCCCGCCTGCCCCCGGGCCCCAACCGCAGCGCCCACAGCATCACCACACTCAACCACCCCCTGAACCTCACCAAGGAGCAGCTGTCCAAGGCTGTGCTGTGAGTCCGTCTGCCCTGCATGGCCTCCCCTGCCTCGGTTTCTCCATTGTGTTAAGTGGTGGGAGTGTATGTGCACTCCGCCATGCTCTGCTGTGGGAATGGGGGACAGGAACTGCTCCTCTGCTCCCCAGGCTGGGGTGATGCGACATCACAGGCTCCACAGGCTCCAGTCCTCTCAGCAGCCCACACGTCCTTATCACGTCAACCTTTATCCCACCAGAGACCTGTACAACCTCTCCCTCCCAAATCACCCAGCCCCCCTCATCCCAAGTGGCTCGGGCCGTCTCCCCACTGGCAGCCAGCCCCGTAGACCCACTGATGGCATGCCCAGCCCCGCTCTGAACAACTGTTGCGCCCTCCCCCCCGCCCCAGGATGGCCTCCTCGGTGGACGTGCTCGTCTCCATCTGCGTGGTGTTCGCCATGTCCTTCATCCCAGCCAGCTTCACACTCATCCTCATTGAGGAGCGCGTCACTGGAGCCAAGCACCTGCAGTTCATGGGGGGCCTGCCCCCCACCCTCTACTGGCTCAGCAACTTTCTCTGGGACATGGTGCGGGGACTGCCCGGAGGCACGGGGACTTGTCCAGGATGGCCCTGGGGGAAGTCTTGGGGATGGTGGGAGACCTGGTGTCCCACTGCCCGAACTGCAGGGAGGTTGGGGTGGGGCACAGGGCGGAGAGTGGCCGTTCCTGCCCCCGCACACCGATGGGGGTTAACTGCTGTCTCCAATGCAGTGTAACTACTTGGTGGCGGCATGCATTGTGGTGCTCATCTTTCTGGCCTTCCAGCAGAGGGCGTATGTGGCCCCTGCCAACCTGCCTGCTCTCCTGCTGTTGCTATTACTGTACGGGTGAGGCCCCAACCCCTCAGGGCCTGTTCTTCCTGACTGCCCTGCCCCCCTGCCTAATGTTGTAGCAGCTCCCAAGGAGAGGATCTGGAGGTCTGAGGGGACCCCAAGTGTGATCTAATGCAATGGTATGCCAAGGTGGCTTTAAAAGCTCACCTTGTCCAGACACATTAATAGAGATATAGCAGGGAGGACGGGAGGGGTCTGTAGTCCCCTCAGGGCCACTCAGCCCCATCTGGGTGGTTACCCAGCGACTCCCATTGCCCCCCAGCTGGTCCATCACGCCGCTCATGTACCcagcctccttcttcttctccgtGCCCAGCACGGCCTACGTGGTGCTCACCTGCATCAACCTCTTCATCGGCATCAACGGCAGCATGGCCACCTTTGTGCTGGAGCTCTTCTCCGATCAGGTGGGGCTCCGCAAGCCTGGGCCTcgggccagggctgggctggggccttGGCCTCAGCCCCTGACCCGcctccctcttcccacccctGAGCAGAAGCTGCAGGAGGTGAGCCAGATCCTGAAACGGGTCTTCCTGATCTTCCCCCACTTCTGCCTGGGCCGGGGGCTCATTGACATGGTGCGGAACCAGGCCGTGGCTGACGCCTTTGAGCGCTTGGGTGAGAACCTCCTTCCAGGTGGAGAAGTGCCAGCCAGGAGTGAATTATACAGGGTGGGGACAAACATCAGCCCTCGAGAAGAAACCTGAAGGTCTTAGGTGGCTCCAAGTCCGGGCCATGTTAGAGGTGCAGCAAAGTGGCCATAAAAGCTAATTCCATCTTGGGTCACATCACAAGAGATCTCAGGCCCTAAATAAGGGAGGTGGTGATATCACTGTTTTCTATGACAGTTGAGTGGCCTATCCAGTTCTTTGTCTTTTCCCTTAAGAACCCAAGGTGACTGGGATGAGGAAGGGCCCAGAAACCAAACCCCCTAAGGACCCAGTCGCTCCTTCCTGTCCCCCCAGGAGATGGGCACTTCCAGTCACCCCTGCGCTGGGAGGTGGTCGGCAAGAACCTCTTGGCCATGGTGGTGCAGgggcccctcttcctcctcttcacgcTCCTGCTGCAGCACCGTCACCGCCTCCTGCCACGGTCAGTGGGGCCCGGGGTAGGGTGTCAGGGGCCAGGGCCTGGCCTTGGGCCCACTCACGTCTCTGCCCTCAGACCCAAGCTGAGGCCGCTGCCACCCCTGCGGGAGGAGGATGAGGATGTGGCCCATGAGCGGGAACGGGTGGTCCGAGGGGCCACCCAAGGGGACGTGTTGGTGCTGTGGAACCTGACAAAGGTGGGTGCGGCCAGGCAGCGCGTGGCAGGGAGGGGGCTCCCACTGGCCCACCCACCCGTCTCAGGGACCTGCTGCCCTCCCAGGTGTACCAGGGGCAGAGGACACCAGCTGTCGACCGCCTGTGCCTGGGGATCCCGCCCGGTGAGGTGAGTCAGAGCTGAGGACCTGGTGCAGGGGCTGTGAGAGGCTGCCCTACTGTGCACACACAGCCCTTTACAGAGCACCTTCTGTGTGCATACCAccctttactgaacacctactatgagGCTGCTgccctttattgagcacctactgtgtgccagccaaCCTCTCCGCCTCGGGCTGACTGCACACCCAGCCTGAGTACCCGCTGTGTGGCAGGAGACATCCAGCGATCTCGTGCCCTgggatttattgagcacttgctgtgtacGGCCTCAATAGgacccctactgtgtgccaggattGATTAAACACAGCTCCTGTGCTGACGGCCGTTCCTGCTAAGTGGCAGCTTTACGCCTCCCCGCACACCCCCAGTGTCTGCCCCAGGGGCCCCCGTGTCCACAGCCCTccaaggggaaactgaggaacgCGCCCCTGGGACCCGAGGCGCTGGGACGGGGCCGGGCCTTGTTGAGCGCCGTCTGTGGGTGAACCCGCAGTGTTTCGGGCTGCTGGGCGTGAACGGCGCGGGGAAAACCTCCACCTTTCGCATGGTCACCGGGGAAATGCTGCCCAGCGGGGGCGAGGCGGTGCTGGCAGGCCACAGGTGAGGGGCTCTGGGCCCCTGTACCCCACACCCCTGCAGGTGGAGGGCCCTGAGACACCCTCTCCCTTACCAGGGGGGTCCGGGGTGGGGGTCCTGAGACTCCTGTCTGCCTCTGGCATGGCCGGGGCCTGGCCAGTGCCCTGAGCCTCTGTCCCCCGTCCCCAGCGTGGCCCGCGAACCAGCCGCCGCGCACCGCCGCATGGGCTACTGCCCCCAGTCTGACGCCGTCTTCGAGCTGCTGACCGGCCGCGAGCACCTGGAGCTGTTCGCGCGCCTGCGCGGTGTCCCCGAGGCTCAGGTTGCCCaggtgaccccccccccccgggcttCTGGATGTCACCCCAGCTTTGTTCTCCCTGCccacgcccccccacccccagctcgtccactcacgtgggcccatccaCCTCTCCACGGTCATCCGGGCTGCACCCTGACTCCCACCCCGCTTAGGGAGCCCCCTCTCTGACCCCTCCGGGCTGGGGCCCCACCCACTCGCCGTGACTCCACCTCCGGCTTCGCGCCTTTCTGCGCCTGCGCCAGGCCCGTCTCTGCCCACTCGGCCCCGCCCCCAGGATGGGGCCCCGCCCCCAGGATGGAGCCTTGcccccttctcttcccctcccgCCCCATCCTCGCTGTGGCCCCCCCAGTGCTCAGTGTAGCCCCCCTTTACTCtcagtctggcccccaccccacactGTGCACCCCCTGGTTCACTCAGCCCTCCCTCACTCACTCTGGGTCCCCCTTTTCCCCCACTGTGGCCCCCCTGACTCCCCCATGCTCACTCCACCCCCCCTCCGCTCTCGCTCTGCCCCCCCATGCTCACTCCACCCACCCTCCGCTCTCGCTCTGCCCCCCCATGCTCACTCTGCCCCCCCATGTTCATCCCGACCCCCTGCTCTCACTCTGCCCCCCCACATTCACTCTGGGGTCCCCCACTCCGGCCCGCCCCGCAGACCGCGAGCCTGGGCCTGGCGCGCCTGGGGCTGCCGCAGTACGCGGACCGGCCTGCGGGCACCTACAGCGGCGGCAACAAGCGGAAGCTGGCCACAGCGGTGGCGCTGGTGGGCGACCCGCCCGTGGTCTTCCTGGTgcgtgggggcggggcctgggggcggggcctggacggggcggggcggggctgaAGCATCGCCCCCTCCCAGGACGAGCCGACCACCGGCATGGACCCCAGCACGCGGCGCTTCCTCTGGAACAGCATCCTGGCTGTGGTGCGGGAGGGCCGCTCCGTGGTGCTCACCTCGCACAGGTGGGCCCCGCGCCGGATGCCCTGGGCTGTGGGTCAGGTTGGTCTAGGCTCCGGGGAGAGAGGTGGACCAGGAGCCGAGCAGAGGCTGTCGACAGCACAGGGACATGGAGTGGCCCTGACCTGGGGCCGAGGATGCCAGGCCCGAGTCGGTGGACACACGGCGGTGGTACCTGGCCCGGGCCAGAGCAGTCTGGGCTGCGGGAAGTGTCCAGAGCCTGGATGGGGAGGGTCCTCGGTCGGGGTAGCGCAGGCCCAGGCCTGGCCGCAGCTCACGGCGCTCGTCCCCCGACAGCATGGAGGAGTGCGAGGCGCTCTGCACGCGCCTGGCCATCATGGTGAACGGGCGGTTCCGCTGCCTGGGCAGCGCGCAGCACCTCAAGGGCAGGTGAGCGGGGCGAGGCCCCTAGGGCCGCTGTGCAGGCAGGAGCCGGAGGATGAGGGTGGGGGTGTAGGTGCGGCCAGCAGAGAGACCAGACGCGGAGCCACGTGGGGCCAGCTAGGCTCTAACCGGAGGGGAGGCGAGGGCCGTGGATGGTCCAGGAGAGATGAATGAGGGGCGGGGTCTGATGGGTGAGCGCCGTCCGTGGGCGGAGGGGGAGGAGGCTCAGGAGTGGACGGTCCTGTAGAGCGAGCTGGGGGCGTGGCCTGAGTGTGCGCACCGCCTTATGAGGGCGGGGCTAGAGAAAGGATTAGCATGTGGGCGGGGCAAGGATGAGCCGGGATGAGGTCACGTGTTGGGTCGGGGGGTCAAGAGGGGCCAGGTGTAGGGGGCGGGGTCAGAAGAGCTGGGGAGCTGTGGGGCGGGGCCATGGGCGTGTCT
This portion of the Diceros bicornis minor isolate mBicDic1 unplaced genomic scaffold, mDicBic1.mat.cur scaffold_67_ctg1, whole genome shotgun sequence genome encodes:
- the ABCA7 gene encoding phospholipid-transporting ATPase ABCA7 isoform X1, translated to MAFWTQLMLLLWKNFLYRRRQPIQLLVELLWPLFLFFILVAVRHSHPPLEQHECHFPNKPLPSAGTVPWLQGLICNMNNTCFPRPTPGEEPGVLSNFNDSLVSRLLADARTVLGGPSAHRTLAGLGKLMPTLRAARRAAQPLLSDWPQEGLPLAAELLGTLLRGEFLGSELGQAQESVGSFLEAAEDLAQELLALPSLAELQRLLRRLRGTDGPLEVVSEALCSARGSSIPGGFSFNWYKARDLKELVGQEAAPALPENTLSPACAELMGALDTHPLSRLLWRRVKPLVLGKLLFAPDTPFTQQLMAQVNRTFQELALLKDVQEVWGLLGPQLFSFMNDSANVAMLQRLLEIQGTGKRQPGPGAQNRTEALRAFLDPGGRGYSWQDMHTDVGHLVGMLGHVMECVTLDKLEALPSEGALVVRALELLAERRFWAGVVFLGPEDPGDPAPLPGPGHVRIKIRMDIDDVMKTNKIRDRFWDPGPAADPLTDLRYVWGGFVYLQDLLERAAVRVLSGAAPRAGLYVQQMPYPCYVDDAFLRVLSRSLPLFLTLAWIYSVALTVKAVVREKETRLRYTMRAMGLGGAVLWLSWFLSCLGPFLFSTALLVLVLKLGDILPYSNPAVVFLFLAAFAVATVVQSFLLSAFFSRANLAAACGGLAYFVLYLPYVLCVAWRDQLPVGGRVAASLLSPVAFGFGCEGLALLEERGEGAQWHNMGTGPTADVFSLAQVSGLLLLDAVLYGLATWYLEAVCPGQYGIPEPWNFPFRRSYWFGPRPPKCLAPPPALQDPEVLVEEAPPGLMPGVSIRGLEKRFPGNPQPALRGLSLDFYQGHITAFLGPNGAGKTTTLSILSGLFPPTRGSACVLGHDVRSGMAAIRPHLGVCPQYNVLFDMLTVDEHVWFYGRLKGLSAAAVGPEQDRLVQDTGLVPKRRAQTRHLSGGMQRKLSVAIAFVGGSTVVILDEPTAGVDPASRRGIWELLLKYREGRTLVLSTHHLDEAELLGDRVAVVAGGRLCCCGSLLFLRRHLGSSYYLTLVKGPPPLATSRKGDADMEDSVDARQEKEPGSPAGTGASWVAKPLPQGGWAGRGGLGAGAVQPATVPPGAPRLLALVQRWAPGARLVEELPHELVLALPSEGALDGSFAELFRELDRRLGELGLAGYGISDTSLEEIFLKVVEDNAGDTDPQDGGRRPPPCTGTAYLDTTTRLKIQPEESALENGAPAGSAPETQALRGSRPDAAGRVQGWALTCQQLRALLLKRFLLARRSRCGLFAQMVLPALFVGLALAFSLIVPPFGHYPALRLSPSMYGAQVSFFSEDAPGDPERARLLEALLEEAGLQDPSPKNSSSGTPACVPPAACHFSVPEVPADVAAVLAGGNWTPADPSPACECSRPGARRLLPACPPAAGGPPAPQALSGSGEMVQNLTGRNLSDFLVKTYPRLVRQGLKTKKWVNEVRYGGFSLGGRDLGLPSGREVGRSLEELRALLSPQPGGALDHVLNNLTAWAHGLDAQDSLKIWFNNKGWHAMVAFVNRANNALLRARLPPGPNRSAHSITTLNHPLNLTKEQLSKAVLMASSVDVLVSICVVFAMSFIPASFTLILIEERVTGAKHLQFMGGLPPTLYWLSNFLWDMCNYLVAACIVVLIFLAFQQRAYVAPANLPALLLLLLLYGWSITPLMYPASFFFSVPSTAYVVLTCINLFIGINGSMATFVLELFSDQKLQEVSQILKRVFLIFPHFCLGRGLIDMVRNQAVADAFERLGDGHFQSPLRWEVVGKNLLAMVVQGPLFLLFTLLLQHRHRLLPRPKLRPLPPLREEDEDVAHERERVVRGATQGDVLVLWNLTKVYQGQRTPAVDRLCLGIPPGECFGLLGVNGAGKTSTFRMVTGEMLPSGGEAVLAGHSVAREPAAAHRRMGYCPQSDAVFELLTGREHLELFARLRGVPEAQVAQTASLGLARLGLPQYADRPAGTYSGGNKRKLATAVALVGDPPVVFLDEPTTGMDPSTRRFLWNSILAVVREGRSVVLTSHSMEECEALCTRLAIMVNGRFRCLGSAQHLKGRYSCTSPRTRGRRKTRRRSRRQERGRTLCRARSGPNSSPDSSTTPARPGQCSEPTFYVGLVGGPESDTGRAEGLGRDPEAPRGAAALEEIIKRSCGVQLCARVSENASLCAVYRPLHPRVGMCGFVDTGAIRRAQVRAQLQRTGPPAVKVSMGGRGVSAHVGLAPEGGTCESLVMKWA